A single window of Amphiura filiformis chromosome 17, Afil_fr2py, whole genome shotgun sequence DNA harbors:
- the LOC140138404 gene encoding tripartite motif-containing protein 3-like, translating into MVSMSSFFQKQEEFKDEFLTCPICAELYDGTIHKAKCLPCLHSFCASCIQRYIKERKSFACPKCRQTVQLEAEGDLTSLPNNFIVENLKEYHDIFKLSVPCGNCDDGENAVCFCHDCACFVCQGCVDMHQKMHSLRVHNLSTMTELRKKKNSPMSQCQQRCEKHPKQEMTLYCQKEACKSPVCPTCAHVEHRGHDLVYIEVAVEKTSEELQGAAGKVRAQLEELALIKTTIKQAQNRLMLSFREKKTEMHGTVEELHRMIDLRSKEAYAKMDDLFKNEEKRLEKQEKSVDLLSFQMSSACEFTDSSLSINHHVQLLDSSRQIMQRLQELQNTPLLKDEIVSKEFGVSKKHVAAMGQFHASLKHLCDLTLCVPTSSTSESFSSPDDEFPIPPPPKKSKKPSGKKRVTETDVDSDQCTIKLDPNPWRGKACKAEVTTVDSDNVLILEGGANIQASLKWAQSQIEGFPCPVVDHDNGTYTIAYTPLLYGDNELAVYINDKSMKGSPFMVRAWSSIEAFL; encoded by the coding sequence ATGGTGTCGATGTCATCGTTTTTTCAAAAACAGGAGGAATTCAAAGACGAATTTTTAACGTGCCCAATCTGTGCCGAGTTATACGATGGCACAATACACAAGGCTAAGTGCCTACCTTGCCTGCATTCCTTCTGTGCCTCTTGCATACAACGGTACATCAAGGAAAGAAAGTCATTTGCTTGTCCAAAATGTCGGCAGACTGTACAGCTTGAGGCCGAAGGTGATTTGACTAGTCTTCCTAATAACTTCATCGTCGAGAATTTAAAAGAATATCACGATATATTTAAGCTAAGTGTACCTTGTGGCAACTGTGACGATGGAGAGAACGCCGTTTGTTTTTGTCATGATTGCGCTTGTTTTGTGTGCCAAGGATGCGTTGATATGCACCAAAAAATGCATAGTTTGCGAGTTCATAACTTGTCTACAATGACTGAACTGCGGAAGAAGAAGAACAGCCCTATGTCACAATGTCAACAGCGATGTGAAAAACATCCCAAGCAAGAAATGACTCTATACTGCCAAAAGGAAGCCTGCAAATCCCCAGTGTGTCCTACTTGTGCCCACGTTGAACATCGCGGTCATGATCTGGTGTACATTGAAGTTGCTGTGGAAAAGACATCTGAAGAACTTCAAGGAGCAGCCGGGAAAGTAAGAGCACAGCTTGAAGAATTGGCTCTGATCAAAACAACGATCAAGCAAGCACAGAATCGTCTCATGTTGAGTTTCAGAGAGAAAAAGACTGAAATGCATGGTACTGTGGAAGAGCTACATCGCATGATCGATCTCCGTTCCAAAGAAGCTTACGCCAAGATGgatgatttgttcaaaaatgaagaaaaacgaCTTGAAAAGCAGGAGAAATCTGTAGATTTGTTATCCTTTCAGATGTCAAGCGCTTGCGAATTTACAGATAGTTCATTGTCCATCAACCATCACGTGCAGCTGCTAGATTCCAGCAGACAAATCATGCAGCGTTTGCAGGAACTGCAGAATACACCACTTCTAAAGGACGAAATAGTGAGCAAAGAGTTTGGCGTCAGTAAAAAGCACGTCGCAGCCATGGGTCAGTTCCATGCTTCCCTTAAACATCTTTGTGACTTGACACTATGCGTTCCAACGTCATCTACTTCGGAATCATTCTCATCTCCAGATGATGAGTTTCCAATTCCACCTCCACCAAAAAAGTCCAAAAAGCCATCTGGCAAGAAGAGGGTTACGGAGACAGATGTTGATTCTGACCAGTGCACAATAAAACTAGATCCAAATCCGTGGAGAGGAAAGGCCTGCAAAGCAGAAGTCACCACTGTCGACTCTGATAATGTGCTAATTCTTGAAGGTGGTGCAAATATCCAAGCTTCCTTGAAATGGGCACAATCTCAGATAGAAGGATTCCCATGTCCTGTTGTAGATCATGATAATGGTACTTACACTATCGCATACACACCGTTGCTCTATGGAGACAATGAATTGGCAGTGTACATTAATGATAAGTCAATGAAAGGTAGTCCATTTATGGTGAGAGCATGGAGCAGTATAGAGGCCTTTTTATGA